A single region of the Plasmodium malariae genome assembly, chromosome: 7 genome encodes:
- the ALP5a gene encoding actin-like protein, putative codes for MNNEIDEEKILNYSPITKSLYMKLNNPIGPHLNVEHSVPSSEKKKKLNHRLSFSSFSNTTCSDILKLNNYLRIENNILLLTLNNYSFKVGLVNKLDYKLQSLRLPQMEIVEPWRELGYDYPPYKNYDIIEESIYHSFSNIYKINLKNKDLFIPFSSRNSMNDFATIGDILFDTFQVHSIAFKEPSFVSSLIILDELKKKVCASFYKDDNKENPMSYTCRVGCINRGEAEEQVDFTGEGQIYRGEDNQVRSSTDEEVNCCGGDNQVRYAIGEGVKYAEERQTECKSYEEKTCAGKKKDGDKKYSSEWISELKELNLFNFIAVIVNIGSTKCSCTPIINGIPLPDLTNIYYIGGYDIDNQILDEMKKNEMHQKDVSIDIAKVAKDKRVFTPKNKEECAYLSLLYNRNPKNYLINSFELNFNKIFASAVNSTEIFFSQYHLETYLKTESYKNLHKYDLNFNFIFTQTTLPSQIYKTIQACPIDYRKELFRNIYITGGTSIIRGFRERLQNELYELLKNQNFYNKTVINVHVLKRKLLQKYAIYSGAHYFLEHFNYYNYNVTKQDYEEYGESILEKFSLQGKLLY; via the coding sequence atgaacaacGAAATAGATGAAGAGAAAATACTGAATTATAGCCCCATAACGAAAAGTTTGTACATGAAACTAAATAACCCTATAGGTCCTCACCTAAATGTAGAACACTCCGTACCATCTAGcgagaagaagaaaaagttaAATCACAGATTAAGTTTTAGCAGCTTTTCAAATACAACATGCagtgatatattaaaattaaataattatttacgcatagaaaataatatattgttgTTAACCTTGAATAATTATTCATTCAAAGTAGGTTTAGTAAACAAGTTAGACTATAAACTACAAAGTTTGCGATTGCCTCAAATGGAGATAGTAGAACCATGGAGAGAATTAGGGTATGATTACCCAccttataaaaattatgatattattGAAGAATCAATTTATCATTCatttagtaatatatataaaataaatttaaaaaataaagatttatttattccatttAGTAGTAGAAATTCCATGAATGATTTTGCTACCATTGGAGATATTCTATTTGACACATTTCAAGTGCACAGTATTGCGTTTAAGGAACCTTCCTTTGTGTCTTCTCTCATTATATTGGATGAATTGAAAAAGAAGGTTTGTGCTTCTTTCTATAAGGATGATAACAAAGAAAACCCAATGTCTTACACTTGTAGGGTAGGTTGCATCAACAGAGGGGAGGCAGAGGAACAAGTTGATTTCACAGGTGAGGGACAAATATATCGGGGGGAAGACAACCAAGTAAGGAGTTCCACAGATGAGGAGGTAAACTGTTGTGGGGGCGACAACCAAGTAAGATATGCCATAGGAGAGGGGGTAAAATACGCGGAGGAAAGACAAACCGAATGCAAATCATATGAGGAGAAAACCTGTGcagggaaaaaaaaggacggagacaaaaaatattcaagtGAATGGATTTCCGAATTAAAGGAGTTAAATCTATTCAATTTTATTGCTGTTATTGTAAATATTGGAAGCACTAAATGTTCGTGTACACCTATAATAAACGGAATTCCTTTACCTGAtctaacaaatatttattacataggAGGATATGATATAGACAATCAGATATTagatgaaatgaaaaaaaatgaaatgcaTCAAAAGGATGTTTCTATAGATATTGCAAAAGTGGCTAAAGATAAACGTGTGTTCACcccaaaaaataaagaagagtGTGCATATTTATCTCTACTATATAATAGGAatccaaaaaattatttaattaattcgtttgagttaaattttaataaaatatttgcttCAGCTGTTAATTCAacagaaatatttttctcaCAATATCATTTagaaacatatttaaaaacagAGTCATATAAGAATTTACACAAATATGatcttaattttaatttcatttttactcAAACTACTCTACCttcacaaatatataaaacaattcaAGCATGTCCTATTGATTACAGAAAAGAATTgtttagaaatatttatattactgGAGGTACTAGTATTATAAGAGGTTTTAGAGAAAGATTACAAAATGAGCTATATGAACTACTTAAGAAccaaaatttttacaataaaacAGTAATTAATGTACatgttttaaaaaggaaactATTACAGAAATATGCTATATATTCCGGGGCACATTACTTCTTGGAACATTTcaattattacaattacaACGTGACAAAACAGGATTACGAAGAGTACGGAGAAAGTATACTCGAAAAGTTTAGCTTACAGGGGAAATTACTGTATTAG
- the PmUG01_07022600 gene encoding phosphatidylinositol N-acetylglucosaminyltransferase, putative translates to MNDSSKNGIKKKKWRKILYEDQGYEDNYVHNSFLSSLLTNFGIKYKYSQVCHSMLCVNHQIIVVFFLLLAYYCIDKNITFIYVINIIIIILKEILIYETHRSLNSSFKNILDTIIIIGIIWILSPVLISLTQTHSDDTVYLVSLLLLLTHLMFHNYGFIYEKNENIDIFDATSLSCVVIASVILGSRLSSILQVFTFLFFSLTLFFYSPFIVQTVALKNINYYNYVLFPLLLLILSLFIWSISVSLFYISLIGHIFLIFIVPAFFVKKNNLRTKLEGPWDICGVPSTKNRN, encoded by the exons ATGAATGACTCTTCAAAAAATGGAATT aaaaaaaaaaaatggagaaaaatattatatgaagaCCAGGGCTACGAAGACaattatgtacataacaGCTTTTTGAGTTCTCTTCTAACAAATT TTGGAATAAAATACAAGTATTCCCAAGTTTGCCACAGCATGCTTTGCGTGAATCATCAAATAATCGTTGTATTCTTTCTCTTACTAGCCTATTATTGCATAGACAAAAATATTAC atttatatatgtgatcAACATCATCATTATAATTCTGAaggaaatattaatttacgAAACGCATAGATCGTTGAata gttcctttaaaaacattttagacaccataattattattgGAATTATATGG ATATTATCTCCCGTGCTAATTAGTTTAACCCAAACTCATAGTGACGATACGGTTTATCTGGTCTCTCtat tACTCCTGTTAACGCACCTGATGTTTCATAACTATGGTTTTATATACGA GAAGAATGAAAATATAGACATTTTTGATGCGACGTCCTTAAGCTGTGTTGTTATTGCAAGTGTGATATTAGGCTCTCGTTTATCCTCAATTCTGCAG gtTTTTACCtttctgtttttttccttaac CTTGTTTTTCTATTCCCCATTCATAGTCCAAACCGTAGCA ctaaaaaatattaattattacaattatgtCTTATTTCCTCTTctcttattaattttatcctTGTTTATATGGAGTATATCTGTTAGCCTGTTTTATATTAGCTTGATCGG ACATATTTTcctaatttttattgttcccgctttttttgtaaaaaaaaataatttaagaaC aaaattagAAGGGCCTTGGGATATTTGTGGTGTACCCTCAACAAAAAATAGGAACTGA
- the PmUG01_07022800 gene encoding conserved Plasmodium protein, unknown function: MTDKICHKLINENIKTLCHMSLRNEDNYEKKNRSFNNNMNMTCSSKCEELCNNINDRLHKIKDIVHLRSAKPNAVLIETLIYIKEFIKEIEKYIEVFNNVIYEENRAYAYVEDIFHSLDKQNQNIQKIYHICSQNIVITKNNSELVLQKPQSYSSLSAKFIKNLLNVCEGNENENKNKNDSNNESQNESQLEHQIEGQNELLNESQNENKNISIDECSNENYIN; encoded by the coding sequence atgacagATAAAATATGCCACAAATTGatcaatgaaaatattaaaacgtTATGTCACATGAGTTTAAGAAATGAAGATAActatgaaaagaaaaatagaagctttaataataacatgaaCATGACTTGTTCTTCTAAATGTGAAGAATTATGTAATAACATAAATGACAGACTGCATAAAATCAAAGATATAGTACACCTCAGATCGGCAAAGCCAAATGCAGTTTTAATTGAAACTTTGATCtatattaaagaatttataaaagaaatagaaaaatatatagaagtttttaataatgttatatatgaaGAGAACAGagcatatgcatatgttgAGGATATTTTCCACTCTTTGGATAAACAAAATCagaatattcaaaaaatttatcatatatgcagtcaaaatattgtaattacaaaaaataatagtgaACTGGTTTTACAAAAACCGCAAAGCTATTCTTCTCTCTCAgctaaatttattaaaaatttgttaaatgtATGTGAGGGAaacgaaaatgaaaataaaaacaaaaatgacaGTAATAATGAGAGTCAAAATGAAAGCCAATTGGAGCATCAAATCGAAGGCCAGAATGAACTACTTAATGAAAgccaaaatgaaaataaaaacataagcATAGATGAATGTTCCAATGAAAActacataaattaa
- the PmUG01_07022700 gene encoding conserved Plasmodium protein, unknown function — MNVASEKVSTGVKCEFAQKKETYVKKKKRKNSESKRKKTPSTIKHHKKKDDNISNNLVESDCKYKENYDDIPDDQINTTYDDCTKNDDSKNDTETTSNEDSFFKTEMNSCDMQQLFYGLWHYVNCANEKGFENDEVKNLELTENSNSFFSNDKILLCNKYNFFKDEHNGGNSEEISSDKRKWNNLSCWNNDSDIKWKHCMVCARRNGSLEELNVSSNNDSKDDNNNNNKHNESTTTTTTTTTTTNNNNNNNNNNNNNNNNNNNNNNNNKHNESTNNSSADNSQQNLWDPLAYTESSEKNKEQQDNGISMDRSNNKENEIYGEDKGWDLNSKDKSNKTENNFNDKTTTNNGNGDNANVSSCSASKDSNIKLKSSPSIVDKNVIFIQIQNFSQKIDEYISDERIFTAQKLIEHVKKYVEYYIEYFKKINDNETVEKLMKYYDEELTDKNINYNINNLKVNILFYFLSFFRLNDMSNMLKDYSYYFSLDPINKTNSETTSGLLENNNSTKHSGDTFMNRKSSIQSCFASDFGIEEGGGPSNSSANYSGIEMSRRASMLNTTLSSKDLKKEENCNYKADKKEQEQEQQNTNRNSTSSNMDDQTNKSNDSNNAKDKENRNIYFYQTNSLINSKKFDERELNEDFSTIVDKVYHQHYNNSNFINYRRRSFSKKSVVGETTVSRKGSNLHMVKIIKKYSRKLKNFRRAKQNKEGWIKENDKYFDLWHSVDSENNITIHIRAKLSYDVKKILSILSETELSTNWAPFLTSANKIKHLSKSSALISQMYEYPIIGKKESLMYCLGANSLEELGCIILCCKAPPEMKKDISFYQDMCEQLNINKDGEILKVNEIPVKFRKTKSEVTFFDCKLPEPIPKIDRQRAANLCFLLYPLNDGNSTVLELFVHFENEFKYTPIKMVLFFIKKIVKNMYENIIKSCKNYDNIYADTLTKNSEFYDWLDNQLKRHMKNKNGKLMDSVSLESYIEPENNEEV; from the exons atgaatgtagCTAGTGAAAAAGTAAGTACGGGTGTAAAATGCGAATTTGcgcaaaaaaaagaaacctatgttaagaaaaaaaaaagaaaaaattctGAAAGCAAAAGAAAGAAAACACCCTCCACTATAAAAcaccataaaaaaaaagatgacaATATAAGTAACAATCTTGTAGAATCAGACTGCAAATATAAAGAGAATTATGATGATATACCTGATGATCAAATTAATACAACTTATGATGACTGTACCAAAAATGATGATTCAAAAAATGATACTGAAACAACAAGTAATGAAGatagtttttttaaaactgaAATGAATAGCTGTGATATGCAACAGCTTTTTTATGGTCTTTGGCATTATGTTAACTGTGCTAATGAGAAAGGATTTGAAAATGATGAAGttaaaaatttagaattaaCAGAAAATTCAAATAGCTTCTTTTCTAATGACAAAATTCTTTtgtgtaataaatataatttttttaaggatGAACATAATGGGGGAAATTCTGAGGAAATCTCATCAGATAAGAGAAAATGGAATAACCTCTCTTGCTGGAATAATGACAGTGACATCAAATGGAAGCATTGCATGGTATGCGCGAGGAGGAACGGAAGCTTGGAGGAGTTAAACGTGAGTAGTAACAATGACAGTAaagatgataataataataataacaaacaTAATGAAagtactactactactactactactactactactactaataataataataataataataataataataataataataataataataataataataataataataataacaaacaTAATGAAAGTACTAATAACAGCAGCGCTGACAACTCTCAGCAAAATCTATGGGACCCTCTTGCATACACAGAGAGCAgcgaaaaaaataaggagcAGCAAGACAATGGTATATCGATGGACCGTTCtaataataaggaaaatgaaatatatggaGAGGATAAAGGGTGGGATCTAAATAGCAAagataaaagtaataaaacgGAAAATAACTTCAATGATAAAACAACTACAAACAATGGCAATGGGGATAACGCGAATGTCTCATCATGCTCCGCATCAAAAGATTCAAACATCAAATTAAAATCTTCTCCTTCTATTGttgataaaaatgttatatttatccAAATACAGAATTTTTCTCAAAAAATTGACGAGTATATATCTGACGAAAGGATTTTTACAGCACAGAAACTAATTGAGCATGTAAAGAAATATGTAGAATATTAcattgaatattttaaaaaaataaacgatAACGAAACAGtggaaaaattaatgaaatactATGATGAAGAACTCACAGAtaagaatattaattataatattaataatttaaaagttaacattcttttttattttttgagtTTTTTTCGTTTAAATGATATGTCCAATATGTTAAAAGACTATTcctattatttttctcttgATCCaataaacaaaacaaattCAGAAACTACTAGCGGTCTTCTTGAAAATAACAATTCGACAAAGCATAGTGGGGACACTTTTATGAATAGAAAGTCGTCTATACAATCTTGCTTCGCTTCTGACTTCGGAATAGAAGAAGGAGGAGGACCTAGTAACTCATCGGCTAATTATTCAGGTATAGAGATGAGTAGAAGAGCTTCCATGTTGAACACAACCCTTAGTTCGaaggatttaaaaaaagaggaaaattgCAATTACAAAGCTGACAAAAAGGAGCAGGAGCAGGAGCAGCAAAACACTAATCGCAACAGTACTAGCAGCAATATGGATGATCAAACTAACAAAAGCAACGATAGTAACAATGCGAAAGATAAGGAGAAcagaaacatatatttttaccaaACTAACAGCCTTATTAACAGCAAAAAGTTCGACGAGAGAGAGCTTAATGAAGACTTCAGTACTATTGTTGATAAAGTATATCATCAACATTACAACAActctaattttattaactaCAGAAGAAGGTCATTTAGCAAAAAAAGTGTAGTAGGTGAAACTACTGTAAGTAGAAAAGGAAGTAATCTTCATATggttaaaattataaaaaagtattcaagaaaattaaaaaattttagaagAGCAAAACAGAACAAAGAAGGATggataaaagaaaatgataaatattttgatttatgGCATAGTGTTGATAGTGAAAACAATATTACAATACATATACGAGCAAAATTATCATACGATGTTAAAAAAATCTTATCAATACTTAGTGAAACAGAGTTAAGTACTAATTGGGCTCCTTTTTTAACATCagcaaacaaaataaaacatttatcaAAATCTAGTGCACTAATTTCACAAATGTATGAATATCCTATAATTGGAAAAAAGGAGTCCTTAATGTACTGCTTAG GTGCAAATTCCTTAGAAGAACTCGGGTGCATAATCCTGTGCTGCAAGGCCCCCCCAGAAATGAAGAAAGATATTTCGTTTTACCAAGATATGTGCGAAcagttaaatataaacaaagaTGGTGAAATACTAAAAGTTAATGAGATACCTGTAAAATTCAGAAAAACAAAGAGCGAAGTAACATTCTTTGATTGCAAATTACCTGAACCAATTCCTAAAATAGATAGACAAAGAGCAGCTAATTTGTGTTTTCTGTTATACCCGTTAAATGATGGAAATTCCACAGTTCTTGAGCTGTTTGTGCATTTTGAAAATGAATTCAAATATACACCTATTAAAAtggtccttttttttattaaaaaaattgtaaaaaatatgtacgaAAATATCATTAAATCCTGCAAAAATTATGACAATATATATGCCGACACTTTAACGAAAAATTCAGAATTTTATGATTGGTTAGACAATCAACTTAAAAGAcacatgaaaaataaaaatgggaaaCTTATGGATTCCGTAAGTCTTGAAAGTTATATCGAGCCGGAGAACAACGAAGAGGTTTAA
- the PmUG01_07022500 gene encoding DNA primase large subunit, putative → MIVRKRSINGMPVGKGKANEKKLQNITIKNYEINNSNTYSSNDDTGKNDTSSNHTNSNDKKRTFFDYYGCIYPFNMPISLYKYPPIFGYCSLSDFQEIGAKRLALLQFLDTCTISEDERDQYSNGLKKLEKNYSANNYMENKSKQIRQKIYEYKFGIQSMKNYNKEEMENIIMTDLLSHYILRIAFSKDKEKQQWFLKQELKLFTFRLNELKYINVLNAQNISESERGLIHLLKRENLNYEFISKPTVSYGNKNEEWDKYTDFIPNKDTIEKLFKVPFYPDAYFLVKDHKVCVEKAVAYVPDIYLDAILITQFKINIKESFKYLEQNEKMLLNVHNDSRISSFLAALPKAYVAKDFRQNYEHTEETRLMPQNLYNVYKQSFPPCMRRIFVNYLKEKHLKHWGRQQLWLFLKGAGMTLEENIHTNRSIWLQSDKFDKEHRYTIRYMYGKEGKKTDFSPYNCSKIINNFPVPSSGDTHGCPFKNFDEAHLKKLLFFFGLSDDQIKSIMPFKKNNEYQLACVKFFMETHPGSTGDGVGNHPNSYYIESRKYYKSKAANSEKEPN, encoded by the exons ATGATAGTGAGGAAGAGATCCATCAACGGGATGCCCGTGGGGAAGGGAAAGGCAAATGAAAAGAAACTTCAAAAcattacaattaaaaattatgaaattaataacagtaataccTATTCTAGTAATGATGATACTGGGAAAAATGATACCAGTAGTAATCATACAAATAGTAATGACAAAAAAAGGACCTTCTTCGACTATTATGGATGCATATACCCGTTCAATATGCCCATAAGTCTGTATAAATATCCGCCCATTTTTGGATACTGTAGTTTAAGCGATTTTCAAGAAATAGGGGCGAAACGACTAGCCTTGTTACAGTTTTTAGATACATGTACAATTAGTGAAGATGAAAGGGATCAATATAGTAAcggtttaaaaaaattggaaaaaaattattcagcgaataattatatggaaaataaaagcaaacaaataagacaaaaaatatatgaatataaatttggTATACAatcaatgaaaaattataataaggaagaaatggaaaatattataatgacAGATTTGTTAtctcattatatattaaggaTTGCATTTTcaaaagataaagaaaaacaacAATGGTTTTTGAAACaggaattaaaattattcacCTTCCGATTAAAtgagttaaaatatattaatgttttgAATGCACAAAATATTAGTGAAAGCGAAAGAGgattaattcatttattaaaaagagaaaatttaaattatgaatttatatcTAAACCTACTGTATCATATGGTAATAAGAACGAAGAATGGGATAAGTATACAGATTTTATTCCAAATAAAGATActatagaaaaattatttaaagtgCCATTTTACCCAGatgcttattttttagtaaaagATCATAAAGTATGTGTGGAGAAAGCAGTAGCATATGTGCCTGATATTTATTTAGATGCTATCTTAATTACAcagtttaaaataaatattaaagaatcatttaaatatttagaacaaaatgaaaaaatgctTTTAAATGTCCATAATGATAGTAGAATATCTTCGTTCCTAGCAGCTTTACCAAAAGCATATGTTGCCAAAGATTTTAgacaaaattatgaacatacaGAAGAAACAAGATTAATGCCTCAAAACttgtataatgtatataaacaatCATTTCCTCCTTGTATGCGTagaatttttgttaattatttaaaagaaaaacatttaaaacaTTGGGGAAGACAACAATTATGGTTGTTTTTAAAAGGAGCAGGTATGACGTTAGAAGAAAATATTCATACCAATAGATCTATATGGTTACAATCAGATAAATTTGATAAAGAACATAGATATACCATACGGTACATGTATGGAAAAGAAGGGAAGAAAACTGATTTTAGTCCGTACAATtgttcaaaaataataaataactttCCTGTACCTTCAAGTGGTGATACACATGGTTgtccttttaaaaattttgatgaagcgcatttaaaaaaactacttttcttttttgggCTCTCAGATGATCAAATTAAATCAATCATgccatttaaaaaaaataatgagtaTCAGTTAGCTTGcgtgaaattttttatggaaACACATCCCGGATCCACTGGGGACGGAGTTGGAAACCACCCGAATTCGTACTACATCGAAAGTAGAAA atattACAAATCAAAGGCAGCCAATTCGGAAAAAGAGCCAAATTAG
- the NBP35 gene encoding cytosolic Fe-S cluster assembly factor NBP35, putative — MHAYTRKNILLLIIGSLVGVTLSCIFIKRNSICEQLKGSTKKLIAQLIVRGSKKKKKKKKNESIRANITNITNNANGANVRNSTNDTIPEECPGVDSENAGKSKICEGCPNRKICNDPELKKEKEKEKNQIFSEVQENLKNVKFKILILSGKGGVGKSTIAAQLAFALSYLNYDVGLLDIDICGPSIPVLTKTLDSDVNYSMNGWIPIYKNNLSIMSVGYLLPNFDDPVIWRGPKKNGLIKQFLCDVYWKNLDFLIIDTPPGTSDEHLTICSYLKNNLDGCLIVTTPHILSICDVKKEIEFCKKTNISILGVVENMYQSIFVSQYTVDRMCSEMHVEYAGRITFHQNLIDACQKGVGCCDLDISSSSSKELFYLCKFFVEKILKNYTHLLSNNNEISSLRYTTEEADSNLIHEHVEEQKEKETHESLIEADASNSSSPLNVNLLYAQTLSKLLTQIDQVIAEKEK; from the coding sequence ATGCATGCGTATACTAGGAAAAATATACTCCTCCTGATAATTGGATCTTTGGTGGGAGTAACTTTGAGCTGCATTTTCATCAAGAGAAATAGCATATGCGAACAGCTGAAAGGTTCAACTAAGAAATTGATAGCACAATTAATAGTAAGAggatccaaaaaaaaaaaaaaaaaaaaaaaaaatgaatctATCAGAGCGAATATAAcgaatataacaaataatgcAAACGGAGCGAATGTAAGGAATTCGACAAATGATACTATCCCAGAAGAATGCCCAGGTGTAGATAGTGAAAATGCAGGAAAATCCAAAATTTGTGAAGGGTGCCCCAATAGAAAAATTTGTAATGATccagaattaaaaaaagaaaaagaaaaagagaaaaatcaAATTTTTAGTGAAGTgcaagaaaatttaaaaaatgtcaaattcaaaattttgatCTTGTCAGGTAAAGGTGGAGTAGGAAAATCAACTATTGCAGCACAGCTAGCTTTTGCATTatcttatttaaattatgatGTTGGTTTGTTGGACATTGATATATGTGGTCCTTCTATACCTGTGTTAACAAAAACGTTAGATAGTGATGTAAATTATAGTATGAATGGATGGATAccaatttataaaaataatttatctaTTATGTCTGTTGGTTATTTACTACCAAATTTTGATGACCCAGTCATATGGAGAggtccaaaaaaaaatggtttaataaaacaatttttatgtGACGTATATTGGAAGAATTtagattttttaattattgaCACCCCTCCAGGGACCAGTGATGAACATCTAACCATATgttcttatttaaaaaataatttagatGGATGTTTAATAGTTACTACTCCTCATATATTATCAATCTGTGATgtgaaaaaggaaattgaattttgtaaaaaaacaaatatatctatattagGTGTTGTAGAAAATATGTATCAATCCATTTTTGTATCCCAATATACCGTTGATAGAATGTGTTCAGAAATGCATGTAGAATATGCAGGTAGGATAACGTTTCATCAAAATCTTATTGATGCTTGCCAAAAAGGTGTTGGCTGTTGCGATTTGGATATCAGCAGTTCATCATCTAAGGAACTTTTTTACTTATGCAAATTTTTTGTCGAAAAAATACTCAAAAATTATACCCATCTGCTaagcaataataatgaaatatcgTCCTTACGCTATACCACAGAAGAAGCTGATTCTAACCTTATACATGAACACGTGGAAGAACAGAAGGAAAAGGAAACACATGAAAGCCTCATAGAGGCAGATGCATCAAACAGTTCGAGTcctttaaatgtaaatttgtTATATGCGCAAACGTTGAGCAAATTGTTAACTCAAATTGATCAAGTCATTGcggaaaaggaaaagtaa